The proteins below are encoded in one region of Brachionichthys hirsutus isolate HB-005 chromosome 12, CSIRO-AGI_Bhir_v1, whole genome shotgun sequence:
- the etv5a gene encoding LOW QUALITY PROTEIN: ETS translocation variant 5a (The sequence of the model RefSeq protein was modified relative to this genomic sequence to represent the inferred CDS: inserted 2 bases in 2 codons; deleted 2 bases in 1 codon), with translation MDGFYDQQVPFMVPPSEEEEEEEEPAHSRPLSDRKRKFVDTELAQDTEELFQDLSQLQEIWIAEAQVPDDEQFVPDFQSDSLMFHGPPPAKVKRELSPSGALSPCRRDGSPTSYGEKCLYSYSACDRKPTPGFEPSTPPSTTPVSPCGSAGTRPLSGNTPPPRPRVRPPLTGPPFAVPRTPVGQDANGFAPEHRFQRQMSEPCLPFPPSEGQPRPHFLPRPADSSSSSSRPPYHRQMSEPLVAAPPGGFKQELVDPRYAEQGAPIMAPPCRAAFHPMAIKQEPRDFCFDSEVPNCQSSFGRAGSFYQNNHESFSFDRDPHLYFDDACVVPERLEGKVKQEPSSVYRDGPPYQRRGSLQLWQFLVTLLDDPANIHFIAWTGRGMEFKLIEPEEVARRWGIQKNRPAMNYDKLSRSLRYYYEXGIMQKVKVAWERYVYKFVATPRPLFSMAFPDNHRPNLKVDPDEDTVPLTHYDDGAPYLLXGGEQCVVGLLYPDGYGY, from the exons ATGGACGGATTCTACGACCAGCAAGTCCCATTCATGGTCCCGCCCAGT gaggaggaggaggaggaggaggagcccgcTCACAGCAGGCCTCTGAgcgacaggaagaggaagttcgTGGACACGGAACTGGCCCAGGACACGGAAG AACTCTTCCAGGACCTCAGCCAGCTGCAGGAGATCTGGATCGCAGAAG CCCAGGTCCCCGATGACGAGCAGTTTGTCCCGGATTTCCAGTCGGACAGCT TGATGTTTCATGGGCCGCCGCCGGCGAAGGTCAAACGAGAGCTGTCCCCCTCCGGGGCGCTGTCCCCCTGCCGCCGGGACGGGAGTCCTACGTCCTACGGCGAAAAGTGCCTTTACAGCTACAG TGCCTGCGACAGGAAGCCCACGCCCGGGTTCGAGCCGTCGACGCCGCCGTCGACGACGCCGGTCTCTCCCTGCGGCTCGGCGGGGACACGCCCGCTGAGTGGGAACACGCCCCCTCCTCGCCCCCGGGTTCGGCCGCCTTTAACCGGCCCGCCCTTCGCCGTTCCTCGTACGCCCGTTGGCCAGGATGCGAACGGCTTCGCGCCTGAGCACAG ATTCCAGAGGCAGATGTCAGAACCGTGTCTCCCCTTCCCCCCGTCAGAGGGGCAACCCCGCCCCCACTTCCTGCCCCGGCCcgccgacagcagcagcagcagcagccgcccgCCGTACCACCGGCAGATGTCGGAGCCGCTGGTAGCCGCGCCCCCC GGGGGCTTCAAGCAAGAGCTCGTTGACCCCCGATACGCCGAGCAGGGCGCCCCCATCATGGCCCCCCCGTGTCGGGCTGCTTTCCACCCGATGGCCATCAAGCAGGAGCCGCGCGACTTCTGCTTCGACtctg AAGTGCCTAACTGTCAGTCATCGTTTGGGCGAGCGGGGAGCTTCTACCAGAATAACCATGAAA GCTTCTCCTTCGACAGAGACCCTCACCTGTATTTCGACGACGCCTGCGTCGTCCCTGAACGGTTGGAAG GTAAAGTCAAACAGGAACCGTCCTCCGTCTATCGGGACGGACCCCCCTATCAGCGCCGGGGCTCCCTGCAGCTGTGGCAGTTCCTGGTCACCTTATTGGACGACCCGGCCAACATCCACTTCATAGCATGGACCGGCCGCGGGATGGAGTTCAAGCTGATCGAGCCGGAAGAG GTTGCTCGGCGCTGGGGGATCCAGAAGAACCGCCCGGCCATGAACTACGACAAGCTGAGCCGCTCGCTGCGCTACTACTACG AAGGCATCATGCAGAAGGTAAAG GTGGCCTGGGAGAGGTACGTGTACAAGTTCGTTGCGACCCCGAGGCCCCTGTTCTCCATGGCGTTCCCAGACAACCACAGGCCCAACCTGAAGGTGGACCCGGACGAAGACACGGTGCCCCTCACGCACTACGACGACGGCGCCCCCTACCTGC GAGGCGGGGAGCAGTGCGTGGTGGGCTTGCTCTACCCGGACGGCTACGGATACTAA
- the sf3b1 gene encoding LOW QUALITY PROTEIN: splicing factor 3B subunit 1 (The sequence of the model RefSeq protein was modified relative to this genomic sequence to represent the inferred CDS: inserted 2 bases in 2 codons; deleted 1 base in 1 codon), whose translation MAKIAKTHEDIEAQILEIQGMKATLLEEGDQGVGLDSTGFYDQEIYGGSDSRFAGYVTSIAATEQEEEDEEDSSTSLLGQKKPGYHAPVAILNAIPQSDEQYDPFAEHRPQKIAEREDEYKARRRQMIISPERLDPFADGGKTPDPKMQVRSYVDVMLEQNLSKEEREIRLQLAEKAKSGDLKAVNGSAASQAAAKRKRRWDQTADQTPSNSTPKKMSSWDQADSSAETPGHTPGHTPAHTPSNSRWDETPGRPKGSETPGATPSTRMWDPTPSHTPAGAATPGRDTPGHATPGHGGATGSVRKNRWDETPKTDRETPGHGSGWAETPRTDRGDESVGETPTPGASKRKSRWDETPASQMGSSTPLLTPGKTPIGTPAMNMATPTPGHLMSMTPEQLQAWRWEREIDERNRPLTDEELDAMFPEGYKVLPPPAGYVPIRTPARKLSATPTPIGGMTGFRMQPEDHTTKQMNDQPSGNLPFLKPDDIQYFDKLLVEVDESTLSPEEQKERKIMKLLLKIKNGTPPMRKAALRQITDKAREFGAGPLFNQILPLLMSPTLEDQERHLLVKVIDRILYKLDDXVRPYVHKILVVIEPLLIDEDYYARVEGREIISNLAKAAGLATMISTMRPDIDNMDEYVRNTTARAFAVVASALGIPSLLPFLKAVCKSKKSWQARHTGIKIVQQIAILMGCAILPHLRSLVEIIEHGLVDEQQKVRTISALAIAALAEAATPYGIESFDSVLKPLWKGIRQHRGKGLAAFLKAIGYLIPLMDAEYANYYTREVMLILIREFQSPDEEMKKIVLKVVKQCCGTDGVEANYIKTEILPPFFKHFWQHRMALDRRNYRQLVDTTVELANKVGAAEIISRIVDDLKDEAEQYRKMVMETIEKIMGNLGAADIDHKLEEQLIDGILYAFQEQTTEDSVMLNGFGTVVNALGKRVKPYLPQICGTVLWRLNNKSAKVRQQAADLIXRTAVVMKTCQEEKLMGHLGVVLYEYLGEEYPEVLGSILGALKAIVNVIGMHKMTPPIKDLLPRLTPILKNRHEKVQENCIDLVGRIADRGAEYVSAREWMRICFELLELLKAHKKAIRRATVNTFGYIAKAIGPHDVLATLLNNLKVQERQNRVCTTVAIAIVAETCSPFTVLPALMNEYRVPELNVQNGVLKSLSFLFEYIGEMGKDYIYAVTPLLEDALMDRDLVHRQTASAVVQHMSLGVYGFGCEDSLNHLLNYVWPNVFETSPHVIQAVMGALEGLRVAIGPCRMLQYCLQGLFHPARKVRDVYWKIYNSIYIGSQDALIGHYPQVYNDEKNIYVRYELDYVL comes from the exons ATGGCGAAGATCGCCAAAACGCACGAAG ATATCGAGGCCCAGATCCTGGAGATCCAGGGGATGAAGGCTACccttctggaggaaggagacCAGGGAGTAGGCCTTGATTCCACTGGCTTTTACGACCAGGAGATCTACGGAGGCAGCGACAGCCGCTTCGCTGGTTATGTCACCTCTATTGCTGCCACTGAGCAGGAGGAA gaggatgaagaggattcGTCAACAAGCTTGTTGGGACAGAAGAAGCCCGGGTACCATGCCCCGGTGGCGATACTCAATGCTATTCCTCAGTCAGACGAACAA TATGACCCCTTTGCAGAGCATCGCCCACAAAAGATTGCGGAGCGAGAAGATGAGTACAAAGCCCGGCGCCGACAGATGATCATCTCCCCCGAGCGTCTTGATCCTTTTGCAGACG GGGGCAAAACGCCGGACCCCAAGATGCAAGTCAGGTCGTACGTGGACGTCATGTTGGAGCAGAACCTGTCCAAGGAGGAG AGAGAGATTCGTCTGCAGCTGGCAGAGAAGGCCAAGTCGGGGGACCTGAAAGCCGTCAACGGGTCTGCCGCCAGCCAAGCCGCCGCCAAACGCAAGCGCCGCTGGGACCAGACGGCCGATCAGACGCCGTCTAACTCCACGCCCAAAAAGATGTCCAGCTGGGACCAGGCCGACTCCTCCGCTGAG ACCCCGGGACACACTCCGGGACACACCCCGGCGCACACGCCGTCAAACAGCCGGTGGGACGAAACCCCCGGCCGCCCGAAAGGCAGCGAGACCCCGGGGGCCACTCCCAGTACCCGCATGTGGGACCCGACTCCCAGTCACACGCCCGCTGGCGCAGCCACCCCCGGCCGGGACACGCCCGGCCACGCCACGCCCGGCCACGGCGGGGCCACGGGGAGCGTCCGCAAGAACCGCTGGGACGAAACGCCGAAGACCGACAGGGAGACCCCGGGCCACGGCAGCGGCTGGGCCGAGACGCCGCGCACGGACAGAGGGGACGAGTCGGTGGGGGAGACGCCCACCCCGGGGGCCAGTAAGAGGAAATCTCGCTGGGACGAAACCCCCGCCAGTCAGATGGGCTCCTCCACGCCGCTGCTCACCCCGGGGAAGACTCCCATCGGGACGCCGGCCATGAACATGGCGACCCCGACACCGG GTCACCTGATGAGCATGACCCCCGAGCAGCTGCAGGCGTGGCGGTGGGAGAGGGAGATCGACGAGAGGAACCGGCCTCTCACCGACGAGGAGCTGGACGCCATGTTCCCGGAGGGATACAAG GTCTTGCCTCCACCGGCAGGCTACGTGCCGATTCGCACTCCGGCTCGCAAGCTGTCGGCCACGCCCACTCCCATCGGCGGAATGACGGGCTTCCGCATGCAGCCGGAGGACCACACCACGAAGCAGATGAACGACCAGCCCTCCGGGAACCTGCCCTTCCTCAAACCCGACGACATCCAGTATTTCGACAAGCTGCTG GTCGAGGTGGACGAGTCCACCTTGAGTCCGGAGGAgcaaaaagagaggaagatcaTGAAGCTGCTCCTCAAGATCAAAAACGGGACTCCGCCCATGAGGAAG gcTGCCCTGCGTCAGATCACGGATAAAGCCCGTGAATTCGGAGCGGGTCCCCTGTTCAACCAGATCCTGCCGTTGCTCATGTCTCCCACCCTGGAGGACCAggagcgccacctgctggtgaagGTCATAGACCGTATTCTCTACAAACTGGACG CTGTCCGCCCGTACGTGCACAAG ATCCTGGTGGTGATCGAGCCGCTGCTGATTGACGAGGACTACTACGCCCGAGTCGAGGGCAGAGAGATCATCTCCAACCTGGCGAAG GCTGCCGGTCTGGCGACGATGATCTCCACGATGCGCCCCGACATCGACAACATGGACGAGTACGTCCGGAACACGACCGCCCGGGCCTTCGCCGTGGTCGCCTCGGCCCTCGGCATCCCCTCGCTCCTGCCCTTCCTCAAAGCCGTGTGCAAAAGCAAGAAGTCCTGGCAGGCGCGGCACACCGGCATCAAGATCGTGCAGCAGATCGCCATCCTCATGGGCTGCGCCATCCTGCCTCACCTCCGCAGCCTGGTGGAGATCATCGAGCACG GTCTGGTggacgagcagcagaaggtgagGACCATCAGCGCTCTGGCCATCGCCGCCCTGGCCGAGGCGGCGACGCCCTACGGCATCGAGTCCTTCGACTCGGTCCTGAAGCCGCTGTGGAAGGGAATCAGGCAGCACAGGGGAAAG GGTCTGGCGGCGTTCCTCAAGGCCATCGGGTACCTGATCCCGTTGATGGACGCCGAGTACGCAAACTACTACACCCGAGAAGTGATGCTGATTCTCATCAGAGAGTTCCAGTCCCCCGACGAGGAGATGAAAAAGATTGTGTTGAAG GTGGTGAAGCAGTGCTGCGGCACCGACGGCGTGGAAGCCAACTACATCAAAACGGAGATCCTGCCTCCGTTCTTCAAGCACTTCTGGCAGCACCGGATGGCGCTGGACCGACGCAACTACAGACAG ctGGTGGACACCACGGTGGAGCTGGCCAACAAGGTGGGCGCCGCGGAGATCATCTCTCGCATCGTGGACGACCTGAAGGACGAGGCGGAGCAGTACCGGAAGATGGTGATGGAGACCATCGAGAAGATCATGGGCAACCTGGGCGCCGCCGACATCGACCacaagctggaggagcagctgatcGACGGCATCCTGTACGCCTTCCAGGAACAGACCACGGAG gaCTCGGTGATGCTGAACGGCTTCGGCACGGTGGTGAACGCCCTCGGGAAGCGCGTG AAGCCGTACCTGCCTCAGATCTGCGGCACGGTTCTGTGGCGGCTCAACAACAAGTCGGCCAAAGTCCGCCAGCAGGCGGCCGACCTGA TCCGCACGGCCGTGGTCATGAAGACTTGCCAGGAG gagaaGCTGATGGGCCACTTGGGCGTCGTCCTGTACGAGTACCTGGGGGAGGAGTACCCCGAGGTGCTGGGCAGCATCCTGGGGGCCCTGAAGGCCATCGTCAACGTCATCG GCATGCACAAGATGACTCCGCCCATCAAGGACCTGCTTCCTCGTTTGACTCCCATCCTGAAGAACAGACACGAGAAGGTGCAGGAGAACTGCATCGACCTGGTGGGCAGGATCGCAGACAG GGGTGCTGAATACGTGTCGGCCCGGGAGTGGATGAGGATTTGCTtcgagctgctggagctgctcaaGGCTCACAAGAAAGCCATCCGGCGAGCGACCGTCAACACGTTCGGCTACATCGCCAAGGCGATCgg cccccaCGACGTCTTGGCCACGCTGCTCAACAACCTGAAGGTGCAGGAGCGCCAGAACCGAGTGTGCACGACGGTGGCCATCGCCATCGTCGCCGAGACGTGCTCGCCGTTCACCGTGCTGCCGGCGCTGATGAACGAGTACCGGGTCCCCGAGCTCAACGTGCAGAACGGCGTGCTCAAGtccctctccttcctgttcGAGTACATCGGGGAAATGGGCAAAGACTACATCTACGCCGTCACGCCGCTGCTCGAGGACGCGCTGATGGACAG AGACCTGGTCCACAGACAGACGGCCAGCGCCGTGGTGCAGCACATGTCCCTGGGCGTCTACGGCTTCGGCTGCGAGGACTCCCTCAACCACCTGCTGAACTACGTGTGGCCCAACGTGTTCGAGACGTCGCCTCACGTGATCCAGGCCGTCATGGGCGCCCTGGAGGGCCTGCGGGTCGCCATCGGGCCGTGCCGCATGCTGCAGTACTGCCTACAG GGTCTGTTCCACCCGGCCAGGAAGGTGCGAGACGTCTACTGGAAGATCTACAACTCCATCTACATCGGCTCGCAGGACGCGCTCATCGGCCATTACCCGCAGGTCTACAACGACGAGAAGAACATCTACGTCCGCTACGAGCTGGATTACGTCTTGTAA
- the serpine3 gene encoding probable serpin E3, translated as MRLLPMSPLFLCLWLVQGSRCDGSLRDSVEELHARFAVGLYQALAETENSSNLMVSPVSVAASLGLLQLGARGDTLAQLQQTLGYDVNDAHVQQVLLQSQSGVGDASRGALLRQTCALFVESGVQLLTEFVQRAAAWANASVVRTNVSRPGLSRSPEGAGKNRNDSTRLQPGGSGGESSGSGEAPQSEALWSGHRLQMALVNTVAFRGVWQKQFLLSNTLNLPFILSDGSAVKVPMMHQATEVSFGQFRTPSGQRYAVLALPFSGRSLSLQVVLPSDRKTPVSSLESQLTARQLASWDSGLRRTKMDVFLPRFRMRNKFNLRSALPAMGISDAFNPTAADFTGISVKESLYVSDVFHEVTIDVTEDGTKAAAATAMVLLKRSRAPVFKADRPFLFLLRPMSTGSILFMGRVMNPAEPEH; from the exons ATGCGCCTCCTGCCGATGTCCccgctcttcctctgcctctggTTGGTGCAGGGGAGCCGCTGTGACGGCAGCCTGCGGGACAGCGTGGAGGAGCTCCACGCCAGGTTCGCCGTCGGCCTCTACCAGGCGCTCGCGGAGACGGAGAACAGCTCCAACCTGATGGTGTCGCCGGTCAGCGTCGCCGCGTCTCTGGGGCTGCTGCAGCTCGGCGCCAGGGGCGACACGTtggctcagctgcagcagacgcTGGGATACGACGTGAACG ATGCCCACGTCCAACAAGTCCTGCTGCAGTCGCAGAGCGGCGTGGGCGACGCCAGCCGGGGGGCGCTGCTGCGCCAGACCTGCGCGCTGTTCGTAGAGAGCGGCGTCCAGCTCCTGACTGAATTCGTACAACGCGCGGCGGCCTGGGCCAACGCCAGCGTGGTGCGAACCAATGTCAGCCGGCCGGGCCTCAGTCGCAGTCCGGAGGGGGCGGGAAAGAATCGCA ATGACTCGACGCGTCTCCAGCCGGGAGGTAGCGGCGGGGAGTCGTCGGGTTCCGGCGAGGCCCCCCAGTCGGAAGCCCTCTGGTCGGGTCACCGGCTGCAGATGGCGCTGGTAAACACGGTGGCCTTCAGGGGCGTCTGGCAGAAACAGTTCCTGCTCAGCAACACCCTGAACCTGCCCTTCATCCTGTCTGACGGGAGCGCCGTCAAGGTGCCCATGATGCACCAGGCTACAGAGGTTAGCTTCG GTCAGTTCAGGACGCCGTCCGGTCAGCGCTACGCCGTGCTGGCGCTGCCGTTCTCGGGCCGCTCCCTGAGCCTCCAGGTGGTCCTGCCCAGCGACAGGAAGACGCCGGTGTCCTCCCTGGAGTCCCAGCTCACCGCTCGCCAGCTGGCCTCCTGGGACTCCGGCCTGCGCAGAACCAAGATGGACGTCTTTCTACCCAG GTTCAGAATGCGGAACAAGTTCAACCTGAGGTCAGCGCTTCCCGCCATGGGCATCAGCGACGCCTTCAACCCAACAGCAGCTGATTTCACCGGAATATCAG tgaaGGAGAGTCTTTATGTGTCTGATGTCTTCCATGAGGTGACGATAGACGTCACAGAGGACGGCACCAAAGCAGCCGCTGCTACAG CTATGGTTCTACTCAAACGATCCCGCGCTCCTGTGTTCAAGGCGGATCGGCCGTTCTTATTCCTTCTACGACCGATGAGCACAG GATCCATCTTGTTCATGGGCCGAGTAATgaacccagcagaaccagaacactGA
- the ints6 gene encoding integrator complex subunit 6 produces the protein MPVLLFLIDTSASMNQRTHLGTTYLDVAKGAVETFMKLRGRDPASRGDRYMLVNFEDVPFGIKAGWKESHATFMTELRNLQATGLTTIGQSLRTAFDLLNLNRLVTGIDNYGQGRNPFFLEPAIIIAISDGNKLTSGSGVQEELHLPLTTPLPGSELTKEPFRWDQRLFALVLRITGSTSVEPEPLGGVPPDDSPITPMCEVTGGRSYSVFSQRMLNQCLESLVQKIQSGVVINFEKTGPDPPPQEDAPAEPQKSGAQPWHCCHKLIYVRPNPKTGVPIGHWPIPEAFWPDQNSPTLPPRSAHPHVRFSCLDAEPMVIDKVPFDKYELEPSPLTQYILERKSPHTCWQVFVCNSAKYSDLGQPFGYLKASTALNCVNLFVMPYNYPVLLPLLDDLIKVHKFKPTIKWRQSFENYLKTMPPYYIGSLRKGLRIMGAPNLLADSMEYGLSYSVVSYLKKLSQQSKIEYDRLIGSIGKKFAPEAGIKVRWRGGGISHAQRRDFIQQLQSLSGEAPTLPMELNPKEFQGFHLALLGKSLKPQSFRNPYDIPRSHLLDQLSRMRRNLFSTSVCNLRGQDSDQLHSVPIAQMGNYQDFLKAAPQPLRDADPEQPKRLHTFGNPFKLDKKGMMIDEADEFVTGPQTKGKRPGDGSNLPGGGPKRRRCMSPLLRLGRAYTPPVTPPASPRPTAEADTDDGAPEPDLIINHLDQNHYCPDSGSDFETDHPPPGPIDHQENHADPQDLRHRDDEENGQPPADEPPPPPGCGGGVEMVLVDDQAPRYLSPSALKKHIHAETTKVNNELRALIVKEIRKPGRHFGKIFLLLKETQGTLDTRIIFVQNVIKEASRFKKRVLIEQLENFMEEIHSRSSNMNHVDTF, from the exons ATGCCCGTTTTACTTTTTCTGATAGACACGTCCGCTTCAATGAACCAGCGCACCCATCTGGGCACTACCTATCTGGACGTAGCAAAAGGCGCTGTTGAGACTTTTATGAAG CTCAGAGGCAGAGATCCGGCCAGCCGAGGGGACCGGTACATGTTGGTAAATTTTGAAGACGTTCCGTTTGGGATAAAG gCTGGATGGAAGGAGAGCCACGCCACGTTCATGACCGAGTTGAGGAATCTTCAAGCAACAGGATTGACAACTATTGGCCAGTCCCTGAGGACCGCTTTTGATTTGCTAAATCTCAATAGATTAGTGACTGGGATAGACAACTATGGACAG GGCAGGAATCCCTTTTTCCTCGAGCCCGCCATCATCATCGCCATCAGCGACGGCAACAAGTTGACCAGCGGCAGCGGCGTCCAAGAGGAG ctccACCTCCCTCTGACCACGCCGCTGCCCGGCAGCGAGCTGACCAAGGAGCCGTTCCGCTGGGACCAGCGTCTGTTCGCTCTGGTGCTGCGCATCACCGGCAGCACGTCCGTGGAGCCCGAGCCCCTCGGCGGGGTCCCGCCCGACGACTCCCCCATCACCCCCATGTGTGAAGTCACTGGAG GGCGGTCCTACAGCGTGTTCTCCCAGCGGATGTTGAACCAGTGTCTGGAGTCGCTGGTGCAGAAGATCCAGAGCGGAGTGGTGATTAACTTTGAGAAGACCGGGCCGGACCCCCCTCCTCAAGaag ACGCTCCTGCTGAGCCTCAGAAGTCCGGCGCGCAGCCCTGGCATTGTTGCCACAAGCTTATTTACGTACGGCCCAACCCTAAAACCGGCGTCCCCATCGGTCACTGGCCCATCCCCGAGGCCTTCTGGCCCGACCAGAACTCGCCAACTCTG CCCCCACGCTCCGCCCACCCCCACGTCCGTTTCTCCTGTCTGGACGCGGAGCCCATGGTGATCGACAAGGTGCCCTTCGACAAATATGAGCTGGAGCCTTCGCCTCTCACGCAATACATCCTGGAGAGGAAGTCCCCGCACACCTGCTGGCAG GTGTTCGTCTGCAACAGTGCCAAATACAGCGACCTCGGCCAGCCGTTCGGCTACTTAAAGGCCAGCACGGCTCTGAACTGTGTCAACTTGTTCGTGATGCCCTACAATTACCCCGTGCTTCTGCCCCTTCTGG acgaCTTGATAAAAGTGCACAAATTCAAGCCCACCATCAAATGGCGGCAGTCCTTTGAGAACTACTTGAAGACCATGCCTCCCTACTACATCGGG TCCCTCCGGAAGGGTCTGAGGATCATGGGAGCGCCGAACCTGCTGGCCGACAGCATGGAGTACGGCCTGAGCTACAGCGTGGTCTCCTACCTGAAGAAGCTCAGCCAGCAG TCAAAAATCGAGTACGACCGCCTCATTGGCTCGATTGGTAAGAAGTTCGCGCCAGAGGCCGGCATCAAGGTGCGCTGGCGGGGGGGAGGTATATCTCACGCCCAGCGGCGGGACTtcatccagcagctccagagccTCTCGGGGGAGGCCCCCACGCTGCCCATGGAGCTCAACCCCAAAGAGTTCCAGGGCTTTCACCTGGCGCTGCTCGGCAAG AGCCTGAAGCCGCAGAGCTTCAGGAATCCCTACGACATCCCGCGCAGCCACCTGCTGGACCAGCTCAGCCGGATGAGGAGGAACCTGTTCAGCACCAGCGTCTGCAACCTCAGAGGACAGGACTCCG ACCAGCTCCACAGCGTGCCAATAGCCCAGATGGGCAACTACCAGGACTTCCTCAAAGCCGCTCCTCAACCCCTTCGAGACGCAGACCCCGAGCAGCCCAAACGCCTTCACACGTTCGGCAACCCCTTCAAACTAGACAAGAAG gGCATGATGATCGACGAGGCGGACGAGTTCGTGACGGGCCCTCAGACCAAAGGGAAGCGACCAGGAGACGGCAGCAACCTGCCGGGCGGGGGACCCAAGAGGCGGCGCTGCATGTCGCCTCTGCTTCGTCTGGGAAGAGCTTACACCCCCCCAGTAACGCCGCCCGCCAGCCCCCGGCCAACAGCGG AGGCGGACACGGATGACGGAGCGCCGGAACCGGACCTGATCATCAACCACCTGGACCAGAATCACTACTGCCCAGACAGCGGCTCAGACTTTGAGACGGATCATCCCCCCCCCGGGCCGATCGACCACCAGGAGAACCACGCGGACCCGCAAGACCTCCGGCACCGGGACGACGAGGAGAACGGGCAACCCCCGGCGgacgagccgccgccgccgccgggctgCGGGGGCGGGGTGGAGATGGTGCTGGTGGACGACCAGGCGCCGCGCTACCTCTCGCCTTCGGCTCTGAAAAAGCACATTCACGCCGAGACGACGAAGGTCAACAACGAGCTGAGGGCGCTCATCGTGAAGGAGATCCGGAAGCCCGGCAGAC ACTTCGGCaagatcttcctcctcctgaaggaGACCCAGGGCACTCTGGACACCCGGATCATCTTCGTCCAGAACGTCATCAAAGAGGCGTCCAG GTTCAAGAAGCGCGTTCTCATCGAGCAGCTGGAGAACTTTATGGAGGAGATCcacagcagatccagcaacatGAACCACGTGGACAcgttctga
- the wdfy2 gene encoding LOW QUALITY PROTEIN: WD repeat and FYVE domain-containing protein 2 (The sequence of the model RefSeq protein was modified relative to this genomic sequence to represent the inferred CDS: inserted 1 base in 1 codon), translating to MATESQPRAQARKPCLLSKIEAFQDVVSAAVIIPKEDGVISVSEDRTIRVWLKRDSGQYWPSVYLTVPSQCSCMSFNPETRKLSVGTDTGSICEFVLSEDYNKMTPARTYQAHQARVTVVLFVLEMEWLLSTGQDKNFTWHCSESGRQLGAHHTAAWVSGLQFDVETRHAFVGDQSGQVTILKLEQDSCSLVTTFKGHTGNVTALCWDPVQRVLFSGSSDRSIIMWDIGGRKGTAIELQGHSDKIQGLCYASHTRQLISCSSDGGIVIWNMDVKRQETPEWXDSDSCQRCEQPFFWNFKQMWDSKKIGLRQHHCRKCGQAVCGKCSSKRSAIPLMGFEFEVRVCDSCHESITDEDRAPTATFHDSKHGIVYMHYEPTTGNLLTSGTDKVVKLWDMTPVVS from the exons ATGGCGACCGAAAGCCAGCCCCGAGCGCAGGCTCGGAAGCCATGTCTGCTCAGCAAGATCGAGGCTTTCCAGGACGTCGTGAGCGCGGCGGTCATCATCCCCAAAGAGGACGGCGTCATCAGCGTGTCGGAGGACAG GACGATCCGGGTCTGGCTGAAGAGAGACAGCGGCCAGTACTGGCCCAGCGTCTACCTCACGGTGCCGT CGCAGTGCTCCTGCATGTCCTTCAACCCGGAGACCAGGAAGCTGTCTGTGGGCACGGACACCGGAAGCATCTGC GAGTTCGTCCTGTCGGAGGACTACAACAAGATGACCCCGGCTCGCACGTACcagg CCCACCAGGCCAGAGTGACGGTTGTGTTGTTCGTGTTGGAGATGGAGTGGCTTCTGAGCACCGGCCAGGACAAAAACTTCACCTGGCACTGCTCGGAGAGCGGCCGGCAGCTGGGGGCGCATCACACCGCCGCCTGGGTGTCAGGACTCCA GTTCGACGTGGAGACCAGACACGCCTTCGTCGGGGACCAGTCCGGTCAGGTGACCatcctgaagctggagcaggacAGCTGCAGCCTGGTCACCACGTTCAAGGGTCACACCG GTAACGTGACGGCGCTGTGCTGGGACCCGGTCCAGAGGGTGCTGTTCTCCGGCAGCTCCGACCGCTCCATCATCATGTGGGACATCGGAGGACGCAAAGGCACCGCCATCGAACTGCAAGGGCACAG TGACAAGATTCAGGGTTTGTGTTACGCCTCTCACACCCGCCAGCTCATCTCCTGCAGCTCGGACGGAGGCATCGTCATCTGGAACATGGACGTGAAGCGGCAGGAG ACTCCCGAGT CTGACAGCGACTCCTGTCAGAGGTGCGAGCAGCCGTTCTTCTGGAACTTCAAACAGATGTGGGACAGCAAGAAGATCGGCTTACGACAG CACCACTGCAGGAAGTGCGGCCAGGCGGTGTGCGGCAAATGTTCGTCCAAACGCTCCGCCATCCCCCTCATGGGCTTCGAGTTCGAGGTGCGGGTGTGCGACAGCTGCCACGAGTCCATCACCGACGAGGA CCGGGCGCCCACGGCGACCTTCCACGACAGCAAGCACGGCATCGTCTACATGCACTACGAGCCCACCACTGGAAACCTGCTGACCTCCGGCACGGACAAGGTCGTCAAG CTGTGGGACATGACCCCCGTGGTGTCCTGA